GCTATTACGTTTGCTATGGTAAAGGTCTTACCTGTACCTGTTGCACCCAAAAGTACCTGTTCCTTTACACCTCTTTCTAGGTTGTTCAGAAGTTCCCTTATAGCTTTAGTCTGGTCGCCGGCAGGTTTCAGGTGGGTTATAAGCTCAAAGGTTCCTTCCTTTACCCTCATCCTTTAAAAATCTATTACAACCATAAAGGATCTTCTTATGTGAAGGCTGATCTTAAGGCCGTTCCTTTTGGCCATGCTCTGAATGAGCCTAAGACCCAAACCCATACCACCACGCCTTGTTTCCATGAAATCATTTATTACTAAAAGTCTTACCCTTTCCCTAACTTTACACAGCCTTACGTAAACTTTGCTTTTCGAGTGTTTTAAAGCATTGTGAAGTACGTTGTAGAGTATGTCTTCAAGGTCCAGAGGGTCTACCCTTGTGTAGGCTTCTCTAAGCCTTACAATAAGCTTTTTATTCTCCGCTTCATCTTGCAAATCTTTAAGTATGTCGGATATAAGACTGTCCAACCTTATTACCACTGGTTTTGGAGCCTTTTCCTCCAACAGAGAGCTGAAAAACCTAAGATCCCTCTCAGCCCTTTTTATTGACTTCTCTACACGCAGCAGAGACTTATCCTCGGGAAGTTTTCTCTTGAGAAGACTCATGTTCACGGAGAGTATGCTCACTAAGTTTCCGAATCTGTGGTTTATGGATAGAAGAAGGTCCTTTAACTTTTGCTGTTCTAAAGCTATTCTTCTAAAAAGACTGTCCACGGCCCCCATGTAGAGGGTTAAGAAGCCTAAGATGATGAAAAATTCGAAGATCAGAAGCCTTAAAAAGATGTTATTTAGAACTTCTCTCCTTCTGCTTTCAGGGTAACCAACCTTTACTATCCTCTCGGGGTTTGAAAGGTTCTGAAACTCGTAGACTATGTAGTCCTTTACAGGCTCGTATATCACCACAAAGCCTTCGGCCTCTCTGACTCCGTAGTGGATGTGCTCCAATGCTAGGTTTCTGGCCTTTTCCTCCAAAAGTCTGTCGTTTAGACGGGCAAACTCATAGAAAAGGAATAGGTTGAGCAACGCTAGAGAAGTTATTAAAAACAAGGTGGTGTAAAGGTAAAGTCTAAACTTTTCACTCAACGTAGTAGCCTCTGCCCTTGACTGTCTTTATGAACCCTTCGGGCAGGATCTTTCTGAGGTTCTTTATGTGCGACCTTATCACCTCGTCACCTACCGCCATGCCACCCCACACGTAGTTTAGTATCTCCTCGTGGCTTACCACCCTTCCCCTGTTTTGAACCAGGAGCTTTAGAAGCATCATATCCTTCTTGCTTAAAGGGATCATCTTTCCGTCTACCTTTACAGTGTCAGCATCCAGGTCTATCTCCACGGAGCCTATCCTTGCGTATCCTTCAGACACCCTCCTTCTGTGTAGAGCCCTTATCCTCAGGAGAAGCTCTTTCATATCAAAGGGCTTTACCAAGTAGTCATCAGCACCTTCCCTAAAACAAACTTCTTTGTCCTCTATGCGTCCTTTCGCAGTCAGTATAAGTATGGGTGTGCTTTTATCCTTTTGTCTTATCTCTTTAAGAAGCTTTTCACCTGGTATATGGGGCATTATAAGATCAAGAACGATAACGTCGTAGGATGAAATCTCGAGTATGGGTAGAACACGCCTTGGGTCTGAAACCCAGTCCACCTCAATTCCTTCTGCCTTTAGGTAATCAGCCAGCGACTCCCCCAGTAGCTTATCGTCCTCCACCAGGAGTACTTTCATCTTTTTTCTTTATTAAGTATACTATCCTCTGGAGTGTGGTTAAGAAAGCTCCTATCAAGATTACCACGACAGCCACTTCTACGAAACTTGTAAGTATGCCAAGGAGTAGTACCATCCATCTTTCTGGTCTTTCAAACAGGCCCACATCCATCGTGTAACCTAGGCTTTCAGCCCTTGCCCTGGTGTAGCTCACCGAGTAGGAAAACACCATGGCGAGCATGCACGTCAGCGAGAAGAGTTTATCCTCAGAGGAAAGAGCTAGGGCTATGAAAGGCATAGCATCTGAAAACCTGTCTACCACCGAATCTAAAAAAGCTCCAAAGTCACTTTTATTTCCTAACTTTCTGGCGAGGGTTCCGTCAATGGCGTCGCAGACAGCACCTAAAAACAAGAAGAAAAAAGCGAGGAGCGTGTTCTTCTCGTACAAGAAGTATGATCCTACTCCTACAAGTACAAGACCCAAGAGGGTAATAGCGTTTGGGCTTACCTGCAGATTTTTAAGGAGATCCACCAAGGGAGATATGCTCTTTTCAAAGTACGGCTTTATATCTCTAGTTAGATAACTCATTATGCTCTTATTATAACGGCGAGGGAGGGATTCGAACCCCCGGTGGGCCGTCAAGACCCACAGCGGTTTTCGAGACCGCCCCGTTCGTCCACTCCGGCACCTCGCCTTCTTTAAGGTTTATTATAATTTTTAACTATGGCTATAAGAGTAGGAATAAACGGCTTTGGTAGGATAGGGAGGTCTTTTTTCAGAGCATGCTACGGCAACCCAGACATACAGATAGTGGCAATAAACGACCTTACAGATACGAAGACTCTGGCTCACCTTTTGAAGTACGATTCTGTGCACGGCATTTTTAAAGCATCCATAAGCGCCGACGAAAAGCACCTTATAGTGGATGGTCAAAAGATACGGGTCTTCTCAGAGAAGGATCCTTCCCAGATACCTTGGGGAGAGGCAGGTGTACAGATAGTGATAGAGTCCACGGGTGCTTTCACAGACAGATCTAAGGCTGAGCTCCACCTAAGGGAAACTGTGGAGAGAGTTATTATCTCAGCGCCCGCCAAAAACCCTGATATAACCATAGTACTAGGTGTAAACCATCAGAGCTTTGACCCTGAGAAGCATAGGATAATATCTAACGCAAGCTGTACCACCAACTGCCTCGCTCCCCTTGTGAAGGTGCTCCACGAGAACTATGGAATAAAAAAGGGTTACATGGTAACAGTACACGCGTATACCAACGATCAGAGGGTGCTTGATCTTCCACACAAGGATTTGAGGAGGGCAAGAGCTGCTGCTGTGAACATAATACCAACATCCACAGGTGCGGCAAAAGCTATAGGAGAAGTCATACCAGAGCTAAAAGGGAAGTTGGATGGAACGGCCAGGAGAGTACCTGTAGCAGATGGTTCGTTGGTAGACTTTACCGTAGTAGTAGAAAAGCCACCAGCTTCTGAACAAGAAGTAAATGAGCTCTTTAAAAAGTATGCAGAAGGTGAGCTAAAAGGTATACTAGAGTACTGCGAAGACCCAATAGTCTCCCAGGACATCGTAGGCAACCCGCACTCCTCCATATTTGATGCTGGTCTTACAAGGGTTATAGAGGACATGGTGCATGTGGGTGCATGGTACGACAACGAGTGGGGTTACTCTTGCAGACTTAGGGATTTAGTTTTATACGTATCGGGGGTGTGGCGGAACTGGCAGACGCAGGGGACTTAAAATCCCCTGGGGTAACCCCCCGTGAGGGTTCGAGTCCCTCCACCC
The DNA window shown above is from Thermocrinis minervae and carries:
- a CDS encoding sensor histidine kinase, with translation MLNLFLFYEFARLNDRLLEEKARNLALEHIHYGVREAEGFVVIYEPVKDYIVYEFQNLSNPERIVKVGYPESRRREVLNNIFLRLLIFEFFIILGFLTLYMGAVDSLFRRIALEQQKLKDLLLSINHRFGNLVSILSVNMSLLKRKLPEDKSLLRVEKSIKRAERDLRFFSSLLEEKAPKPVVIRLDSLISDILKDLQDEAENKKLIVRLREAYTRVDPLDLEDILYNVLHNALKHSKSKVYVRLCKVRERVRLLVINDFMETRRGGMGLGLRLIQSMAKRNGLKISLHIRRSFMVVIDF
- a CDS encoding response regulator transcription factor, producing the protein MKVLLVEDDKLLGESLADYLKAEGIEVDWVSDPRRVLPILEISSYDVIVLDLIMPHIPGEKLLKEIRQKDKSTPILILTAKGRIEDKEVCFREGADDYLVKPFDMKELLLRIRALHRRRVSEGYARIGSVEIDLDADTVKVDGKMIPLSKKDMMLLKLLVQNRGRVVSHEEILNYVWGGMAVGDEVIRSHIKNLRKILPEGFIKTVKGRGYYVE
- a CDS encoding CDP-alcohol phosphatidyltransferase family protein encodes the protein MSYLTRDIKPYFEKSISPLVDLLKNLQVSPNAITLLGLVLVGVGSYFLYEKNTLLAFFFLFLGAVCDAIDGTLARKLGNKSDFGAFLDSVVDRFSDAMPFIALALSSEDKLFSLTCMLAMVFSYSVSYTRARAESLGYTMDVGLFERPERWMVLLLGILTSFVEVAVVVILIGAFLTTLQRIVYLIKKKDESTPGGGR
- the gap gene encoding type I glyceraldehyde-3-phosphate dehydrogenase; its protein translation is MAIRVGINGFGRIGRSFFRACYGNPDIQIVAINDLTDTKTLAHLLKYDSVHGIFKASISADEKHLIVDGQKIRVFSEKDPSQIPWGEAGVQIVIESTGAFTDRSKAELHLRETVERVIISAPAKNPDITIVLGVNHQSFDPEKHRIISNASCTTNCLAPLVKVLHENYGIKKGYMVTVHAYTNDQRVLDLPHKDLRRARAAAVNIIPTSTGAAKAIGEVIPELKGKLDGTARRVPVADGSLVDFTVVVEKPPASEQEVNELFKKYAEGELKGILEYCEDPIVSQDIVGNPHSSIFDAGLTRVIEDMVHVGAWYDNEWGYSCRLRDLVLYVSGVWRNWQTQGT